In one window of Terriglobia bacterium DNA:
- a CDS encoding YebC/PmpR family DNA-binding transcriptional regulator, whose translation MSGHSKWHSIKHKKGAADAKRGRIFTKLIKEITVAARVGGGDPDGNPRLRTAILAGKAENMPADNIKRAIQKGTGELPGAQYEEITYEGYGPGGVAIIVDAMSDNKNRTVSEMRHLFSKHGGNLGEANSVAWMFHKKGYLIVEKAKASEDRLMEVGLDAGIEDIRDDGDNLEVLTAPESFDAVLKAIKSAGIEPATAEVSKVPQNYIKLDSKHAAQMLRLMEELEDHEDVQKVYANFDIEEKDLEAVAG comes from the coding sequence ATGTCAGGGCATTCAAAGTGGCATTCGATCAAGCATAAGAAGGGCGCCGCAGATGCCAAGCGCGGACGCATCTTTACAAAGCTCATCAAGGAAATCACTGTCGCTGCCCGTGTTGGGGGAGGCGACCCGGATGGGAACCCGCGGTTGCGCACGGCCATTCTCGCGGGAAAGGCCGAAAACATGCCCGCCGACAACATCAAGCGGGCCATCCAGAAGGGCACCGGCGAGCTGCCCGGCGCCCAGTATGAAGAAATCACTTACGAAGGATACGGCCCGGGTGGGGTTGCCATCATCGTAGACGCCATGAGTGACAATAAGAACCGGACCGTGTCGGAGATGAGACACCTCTTCAGCAAACACGGGGGAAATCTCGGTGAAGCTAATTCGGTGGCGTGGATGTTCCACAAGAAAGGCTATTTGATTGTGGAGAAGGCGAAGGCCAGCGAAGACCGCCTGATGGAGGTGGGGCTGGACGCGGGGATCGAAGATATCCGGGATGACGGTGACAACCTGGAAGTCCTGACCGCCCCCGAGAGTTTTGACGCGGTGTTGAAGGCCATCAAATCCGCGGGCATCGAGCCGGCGACGGCCGAAGTGTCAAAGGTCCCACAGAACTACATCAAGCTCGACAGCAAACACGCGGCCCAGATGCTGCGGCTCATGGAAGAGCTGGAAGACCATGAAGACGTCCAGAAGGTCTACGCGAATTTTGACATTGAAGAAAAAGACCTGGAGGCGGTGGCCGGATAG
- the ruvC gene encoding crossover junction endodeoxyribonuclease RuvC, with protein sequence MRILGIDCGSERTGFGVIDSDGDLHQVVTFGAVETSSKQSFPRRLQKIHAGLASLIHQFSPDEVAVEEVFYASNVKSALKLGHVRGVALLAATEAGIPISEYSALEVKSSVVGYGRAEKRQVQEMVKVLLRLREIPQPDDAADALALSICHVHHRATQIRIEESLAAETKRHG encoded by the coding sequence ATGCGAATTCTCGGCATCGATTGCGGCAGCGAACGAACCGGTTTCGGCGTTATTGATTCTGACGGGGACCTCCACCAGGTTGTTACCTTTGGTGCAGTCGAGACCTCTTCCAAACAGTCTTTTCCCAGACGCCTTCAGAAAATCCATGCGGGGCTCGCCTCGCTCATCCATCAATTTTCTCCCGATGAAGTTGCGGTCGAAGAGGTGTTCTATGCCTCCAATGTGAAGAGTGCCTTGAAGCTGGGGCACGTGCGCGGCGTTGCGCTTCTCGCCGCCACTGAGGCCGGCATTCCCATCAGCGAATACTCCGCGTTGGAAGTCAAGTCCAGCGTCGTGGGGTATGGGCGTGCGGAGAAAAGGCAAGTTCAAGAAATGGTGAAGGTCCTGCTGCGGCTCCGCGAAATCCCTCAACCGGATGATGCTGCCGACGCGCTGGCCCTCAGCATTTGCCACGTCCATCACCGTGCCACTCAAATCCGAATAGAGGAGAGTCTCGCCGCCGAGACCAAGCGGCATGGCTGA
- a CDS encoding proline--tRNA ligase: protein MRWSETFIPTLREMPAEAESISHQLLLRAGYIRQLAAGIYSYLPLAQRSVLKISQIIREEMNRVGGQEFFLPVLHPRELWEESGRWEIMGDNMFRLKDRAGRDLCLGMTHEEVITDIARHELRSYKQLPQTWYQIQTKFRDEARPKGGLLRVRQFTMKDAYSFHTSWESLDETYQHQYQAYSRIYDRCGLRYIAVKADTGAMGGKDSHEFSALIDAGEDLIVHCEHCDYGANREMAISKAPVVEDLAAPAHPEKFPTPGIRTIAALEAYPGGAEARRQIKTLIYMVDEQPVLVCVRGDHSVNEAALARLFGPEARFYPAHPGQILAAMGANAGSLGPVGVSRNRIIVDEALRGRKNMTTGANDDDFHIRGVVVDRDFKGEYQQVRLVEEGDLCFNCGHPIKMWKGLEVGQIFKLGVRYSRTMKATVLNEKGEAVPMIMGCYGIGVERILAAAIEQNHDENGMILPASIAPFSVIVNVVNMSDPESVRAGERISAALEAAGVDVLFDDREERPGVKFKDNDLIGIPLRVTLGPKKLKEGKAEIYTRATRESVDVALDAVITAVRASLEASMPPTKG from the coding sequence TTGCGCTGGAGTGAGACCTTTATACCGACACTGAGAGAGATGCCGGCTGAAGCAGAAAGCATCAGCCACCAACTCCTGCTGCGGGCGGGTTATATCCGTCAACTGGCTGCGGGCATTTATTCCTACCTCCCGCTGGCGCAACGGTCGGTCCTCAAAATCTCCCAAATCATCCGGGAAGAGATGAATCGCGTGGGCGGTCAGGAGTTTTTCCTGCCGGTCCTTCATCCCCGTGAACTATGGGAGGAATCCGGGCGCTGGGAGATCATGGGAGACAACATGTTCCGCCTGAAGGACCGCGCGGGGAGGGACCTGTGTCTCGGCATGACCCATGAGGAGGTCATCACCGATATTGCCCGTCATGAGCTCCGGAGCTACAAGCAACTGCCGCAGACCTGGTATCAAATTCAAACCAAGTTCCGCGATGAGGCGCGTCCGAAGGGCGGACTGTTGCGCGTGCGGCAATTCACCATGAAGGACGCCTACTCCTTCCACACCTCGTGGGAGTCTCTCGATGAGACCTACCAGCATCAATACCAGGCCTACAGCCGGATCTATGATCGCTGCGGCCTCCGCTACATTGCGGTGAAGGCCGACACGGGGGCGATGGGAGGCAAAGACTCCCACGAGTTCTCGGCGCTTATCGACGCCGGCGAAGATCTGATAGTCCATTGTGAGCACTGCGATTATGGGGCCAACCGTGAAATGGCGATCAGCAAGGCTCCTGTCGTTGAGGATCTGGCGGCGCCCGCCCACCCCGAGAAGTTTCCGACGCCGGGCATTCGAACGATCGCGGCTCTAGAGGCCTATCCCGGCGGGGCCGAGGCCCGGAGGCAGATTAAGACGCTGATTTACATGGTGGACGAACAACCCGTTCTGGTCTGCGTTCGCGGCGACCATTCCGTCAACGAAGCTGCCCTGGCGCGGTTGTTTGGACCGGAGGCGAGATTCTATCCGGCCCATCCCGGCCAAATTCTGGCGGCCATGGGCGCCAACGCCGGCTCGCTGGGTCCCGTGGGGGTAAGCCGGAATCGCATCATTGTCGATGAGGCCCTGCGCGGCCGGAAGAATATGACGACGGGCGCCAACGACGATGATTTTCACATTCGCGGGGTCGTCGTGGACCGGGACTTCAAGGGCGAATATCAGCAGGTGCGGTTGGTCGAGGAGGGCGATCTGTGCTTCAACTGCGGACATCCCATCAAGATGTGGAAGGGGCTCGAGGTCGGCCAGATCTTCAAGCTCGGAGTCCGGTACTCCCGGACCATGAAAGCCACCGTGTTGAACGAGAAAGGGGAGGCCGTCCCCATGATCATGGGCTGTTACGGCATTGGGGTCGAACGAATCCTCGCCGCGGCCATCGAACAGAATCATGATGAGAACGGGATGATCCTGCCCGCCTCTATCGCCCCGTTCTCCGTGATAGTGAATGTCGTCAACATGAGCGATCCGGAGTCCGTCCGGGCGGGGGAGCGGATTTCCGCCGCCTTGGAGGCAGCGGGAGTCGACGTCCTGTTTGATGACCGGGAGGAGCGGCCCGGGGTAAAATTCAAGGACAACGACTTGATCGGGATCCCCTTGCGGGTGACCCTGGGGCCCAAGAAACTCAAAGAGGGCAAAGCCGAGATCTATACCCGGGCAACGCGCGAATCGGTCGACGTGGCGTTGGATGCGGTTATAACAGCGGTACGGGCTTCGCTGGAGGCGAGTATGCCCCCCACGAAGGGATGA
- a CDS encoding RNA polymerase sigma factor, with translation MLLENVLRVQPSTKESALPGSYNSALRADAEPDLVEGCKDGSLPAYERLYLSHGPRMKSIALNLLGNTSDAEDAVQEAFLKIYRSVAEFRGKSAFTTWIYRILVNTCHDMRRSSHFKQEMRRLDPDTQEPGEALMQTVDHPMRLALEKCLDDLSPRNRTVFLLFEVEGFKHSEIAEIMGIPEGTSKNSLFDAKRELRRMLKDSPRPLRSTL, from the coding sequence TTGCTCCTGGAAAATGTGCTAAGAGTTCAGCCCTCGACAAAGGAGAGCGCCTTGCCAGGTTCTTACAACTCGGCCCTTCGAGCCGATGCCGAGCCGGATCTCGTGGAGGGTTGCAAGGACGGCAGCCTGCCAGCCTACGAGCGCCTGTACTTGTCTCACGGACCTCGCATGAAGAGCATTGCGCTAAACCTGCTTGGAAATACTTCGGATGCGGAGGATGCGGTGCAGGAGGCCTTTTTGAAGATTTATCGCAGCGTGGCGGAATTTCGTGGAAAATCCGCCTTTACCACCTGGATTTACCGCATCCTCGTCAACACCTGCCACGACATGCGGCGCTCAAGCCATTTCAAACAGGAAATGCGCAGACTGGATCCTGATACCCAGGAACCGGGGGAAGCCCTGATGCAGACCGTCGATCATCCCATGCGGCTGGCGCTGGAAAAATGCCTGGATGATCTAAGCCCGCGAAACCGCACCGTGTTTCTGCTGTTCGAAGTGGAGGGGTTCAAGCATTCGGAGATCGCTGAAATCATGGGAATCCCGGAGGGCACCTCCAAGAATTCATTGTTTGACGCCAAGCGGGAGCTCCGGCGAATGTTGAAGGATTCCCCGCGACCCTTGAGGTCCACTCTATGA
- a CDS encoding CDP-alcohol phosphatidyltransferase family protein has translation MKARLIASETDQLFTLSNQLTVARMAMVPIFVLLVMYGMIGWGLLVFLLAGVTDMLDGWLARWLHQRTVLGTYLDPIADKMLLTASFVTLSIQSVPIKNHIPFWATALFISRDIIIVVSALIIYIATGFRNFRPSVYGKITTLLQLAAVLTTIGFSYLGYRSFIARGTVYAAVAATAFSGFHYVILMRQRLREESAAAVAQQPEDVELHRRVS, from the coding sequence ATGAAAGCAAGACTGATCGCGTCGGAGACGGATCAGCTCTTCACGCTCTCGAATCAACTCACCGTGGCTCGGATGGCCATGGTTCCGATCTTCGTGCTGCTGGTGATGTACGGGATGATCGGGTGGGGTCTGCTCGTCTTTCTCCTTGCCGGAGTGACCGATATGTTGGACGGCTGGCTGGCGCGGTGGCTGCACCAGCGGACGGTGCTGGGCACCTATCTCGATCCCATCGCGGACAAGATGCTGCTGACCGCCTCCTTTGTCACGCTCTCAATTCAATCCGTCCCCATCAAGAATCACATCCCTTTTTGGGCCACGGCGCTCTTTATCAGCCGCGACATCATCATCGTTGTCAGCGCCCTGATCATTTACATCGCCACCGGATTCCGCAATTTTCGCCCGTCGGTATATGGAAAAATCACGACGCTCCTGCAGTTGGCCGCGGTTCTGACAACGATCGGGTTCAGTTATCTGGGCTATCGTTCTTTCATCGCCCGGGGCACGGTGTACGCGGCAGTCGCGGCCACGGCATTTTCCGGCTTTCACTACGTCATCCTCATGCGCCAGCGCCTGAGAGAAGAGAGCGCTGCAGCGGTCGCCCAGCAGCCTGAGGATGTGGAGTTGCATCGCCGTGTGAGCTAG
- a CDS encoding AI-2E family transporter, which yields MTPPSEALTLTQRVLIVLLLILGFGLTIWLVRPVISPLVISLLLAYVLNPVVEKLEGVLASRLFALILMSLFIIGFVAVFAIFLVPLFADQLTLTVQRIPVALNKLVAQIDPLLNRLRANYPLFFRQFFGPSVASVKSSIPLLSTPTVKIFSSGATDLFSVFLNALKLLFVPVFTFYLLYDFPNIGHKIYQAIPHRRKLFFTERFYEIDQALRRFVHGQLLIAVIYAAIYSVGLTLLNIQVGLFLGVLAGLANLVPYLGTVVGLFFAIILSTFDGFSWLRIAGILGVFGFAQALDGSVLTPKILGNKVGLHPLVMLVGIIAFGKLFGLLGIAVAVPAMATFAVFLRAFYHEYLTSDFYHRT from the coding sequence TTGACGCCCCCCTCAGAAGCGCTCACCCTCACGCAGCGCGTCCTCATCGTTTTGTTGCTGATCCTGGGTTTCGGCCTGACGATCTGGCTGGTCCGTCCGGTCATTTCCCCGCTGGTGATCTCTCTGCTCCTCGCCTATGTCCTGAACCCCGTCGTGGAAAAACTGGAGGGTGTGCTGGCCTCGCGGCTCTTTGCCCTGATCTTAATGAGCTTGTTCATCATCGGGTTCGTGGCCGTGTTCGCCATTTTCCTCGTCCCGCTCTTTGCCGATCAACTCACTCTCACGGTTCAGCGGATCCCCGTCGCCCTGAACAAACTGGTGGCGCAGATCGACCCTCTCCTCAACCGGCTGCGGGCCAATTATCCTCTTTTCTTCCGGCAGTTCTTCGGCCCGTCGGTGGCTAGCGTCAAGAGTTCGATCCCCCTGCTCTCGACTCCGACTGTCAAGATTTTTTCCTCGGGCGCGACCGACCTCTTTTCGGTCTTCCTGAATGCCTTGAAACTCTTGTTTGTTCCTGTCTTCACCTTTTATCTGCTCTATGATTTCCCGAATATCGGTCACAAGATTTATCAGGCCATACCGCATCGTCGAAAGCTCTTTTTCACGGAGCGGTTCTATGAGATTGACCAGGCACTGAGGCGGTTCGTTCACGGACAACTGCTGATTGCAGTCATCTATGCCGCGATCTACTCAGTGGGCCTGACCCTGCTCAACATTCAGGTGGGGCTCTTTCTTGGCGTCCTGGCCGGTCTGGCAAACCTGGTCCCTTATCTCGGCACTGTGGTGGGGCTCTTCTTCGCCATTATTCTCTCTACCTTTGATGGTTTCAGCTGGTTGCGGATCGCCGGGATCCTGGGGGTGTTCGGTTTTGCGCAGGCCCTGGATGGCTCCGTGCTGACTCCGAAGATTCTTGGCAACAAGGTGGGACTTCATCCCCTCGTCATGTTGGTCGGCATCATCGCGTTTGGAAAACTCTTCGGCCTATTGGGGATTGCCGTCGCCGTGCCCGCCATGGCGACCTTCGCCGTGTTCCTCCGCGCTTTTTACCATGAATATCTGACCTCTGACTTCTATCATAGAACGTGA
- a CDS encoding class I SAM-dependent methyltransferase — translation MSWLDSQRVPMPEIGIAAEEATDSTDPGGEELLAQRDTPCVDHAIRLGMHQGVLLDIGTGEGHLAIELASRCPEVTILSIDRSAEKIASATEAAERAGLQGRVFFQATDLRHTKFKSEYFDGVLCNEVLHRMEDPLALLNEVARVVKSDGALLVRDLRRPSVLSAWWHSRWFGRKYPGKMRETFHASVRAAYSYSEWQKLFRESDLRGSARIFVRGLSHMGIERPAREALFAALAAHKARREYLSETEAWRKDL, via the coding sequence ATGTCATGGCTGGATTCACAACGGGTTCCCATGCCTGAGATCGGGATTGCGGCCGAGGAAGCCACGGATTCCACGGATCCGGGGGGAGAGGAATTGCTCGCCCAACGCGATACCCCGTGCGTTGACCATGCGATCCGATTGGGAATGCATCAGGGTGTGCTGCTCGATATCGGGACCGGAGAGGGGCACCTGGCCATCGAGCTGGCAAGCCGGTGTCCGGAAGTGACCATTCTCAGCATCGATCGTTCTGCAGAGAAGATTGCATCCGCGACCGAGGCGGCAGAGCGAGCAGGACTTCAGGGTCGTGTCTTCTTTCAGGCCACGGACCTGCGCCACACCAAATTCAAATCGGAATACTTTGATGGGGTCCTCTGTAATGAGGTCCTGCATCGGATGGAGGATCCTCTTGCCCTGCTCAACGAGGTGGCTCGTGTTGTGAAAAGCGATGGAGCCCTGCTGGTGCGCGATCTGCGCCGACCGTCCGTGCTGTCGGCTTGGTGGCATAGCCGTTGGTTTGGCAGGAAATATCCGGGAAAAATGCGGGAGACTTTCCACGCCAGCGTCCGTGCGGCCTATTCTTATTCCGAATGGCAGAAGCTTTTCCGGGAGTCTGATTTACGCGGCTCGGCACGGATCTTCGTGCGCGGCCTTTCTCACATGGGCATTGAGCGTCCGGCCCGCGAGGCGCTCTTCGCCGCTCTCGCTGCCCACAAAGCCAGACGTGAATACCTTTCGGAAACCGAAGCATGGAGGAAGGATTTGTAA
- a CDS encoding HAD-IA family hydrolase encodes MISVRTPIDFPRIGLLIFDLDGTLIDSKEDLANSANHMRVAVGLPPLDPGTIFSYVGDGARLLVQRLLDHSADDAVVDRGLQIFLNFYRDHMLDHTVLYPGVREGLKALSLFSDGARRTFVVLTNKPVRFSRLILEGLGVSDFFRSIYGGNSFEQKKPDPMGVHTILDETALPPRAALMVGDSDVDVMTGRNAGVATCGVTYGLGSEKMMQTPPDFYVDDLRELAALLNGQALPADQHRAGTYTPTTNLGF; translated from the coding sequence ATGATCTCTGTCAGGACTCCAATTGACTTTCCCCGGATCGGTCTTCTTATTTTTGATCTCGATGGCACGCTGATTGATTCCAAGGAGGACCTTGCGAACAGCGCCAACCACATGCGGGTGGCGGTGGGACTGCCTCCTTTGGATCCCGGAACCATTTTTTCCTATGTCGGGGATGGCGCGCGGTTGCTGGTCCAGCGGCTGCTGGATCACTCTGCAGACGATGCCGTTGTCGATCGCGGTTTGCAGATCTTCCTCAATTTCTATCGGGATCACATGCTCGACCATACGGTGCTCTATCCCGGAGTCCGGGAAGGACTCAAAGCCTTATCCCTCTTCTCGGACGGGGCACGACGCACTTTCGTGGTGCTCACCAATAAACCCGTCCGGTTTTCACGCCTGATTCTTGAAGGCCTGGGGGTGTCTGATTTTTTCCGGTCTATTTACGGAGGGAACAGCTTTGAGCAGAAAAAACCCGATCCGATGGGCGTCCACACGATCCTGGATGAAACCGCCCTGCCCCCGCGCGCCGCACTGATGGTGGGAGATTCGGATGTGGACGTTATGACGGGACGAAATGCCGGGGTTGCAACATGTGGTGTGACTTACGGCCTCGGTTCGGAAAAAATGATGCAGACGCCTCCCGATTTTTACGTTGACGACCTGCGTGAACTGGCCGCCTTGCTGAACGGGCAGGCCCTGCCCGCAGATCAGCACCGTGCCGGCACGTATACTCCAACCACGAATCTCGGCTTTTGA
- the gltX gene encoding glutamate--tRNA ligase: MEVRVRFAPSPTGYLHVGGARTALFDWLFARHQGGKFILRIEDTDVERSSPEMVEGILEGMRWLGLDWDEGPFFQSERTERYRKAAQELLESGHAYYCYCTPESLKERRDLAMKEKRNYKYEGICRRLSLAQIEANEAAGVPRALRFKVPESGSIEFPDHVFGRIEVAHEQIEDFVLLNSKNHPTYHLSVVVDDMEMRITHVVRGADHVSNTPKQILLYRAFGAEVPEFAHLPLILGPDKAKLSKRHGTTSVTAYRDMGYLPEAFRNFLALLGWSPGDNTEVMSTDELIERFSLDKINQSNAVFDIQKLDWLNRQYIGASSAERLAPLAQKALEAKHLWREEFSGVQKQYFLSTLDMLKSRMHSINDFAESGQAFFTDVYEIDEAAAKKNLKDPDLKELMPLLASRLKTLDPFTLETSEQALRALAEEKQVKAGLLINAARVLLTGRAVGPPLFHIMVQLGRERTTTRLERISTLTFHH, from the coding sequence GTGGAAGTGCGCGTCCGATTCGCTCCATCTCCCACCGGCTATCTGCACGTGGGGGGAGCACGCACCGCGCTGTTCGACTGGCTGTTTGCGCGGCACCAGGGAGGAAAGTTCATCCTGCGCATCGAGGATACGGATGTTGAACGAAGCTCTCCGGAGATGGTCGAAGGCATCCTGGAGGGCATGCGGTGGTTGGGACTCGATTGGGATGAAGGGCCCTTCTTTCAGTCCGAGCGCACGGAACGCTACCGGAAGGCGGCCCAGGAGCTTCTCGAAAGCGGCCATGCTTATTATTGCTATTGCACGCCAGAGAGTTTGAAAGAGCGCCGTGACCTGGCGATGAAGGAAAAAAGAAATTACAAGTATGAAGGAATTTGCCGCCGGCTGTCGCTAGCACAGATCGAAGCGAATGAGGCGGCGGGCGTCCCCCGCGCCCTTCGATTCAAGGTCCCGGAATCAGGGAGTATCGAGTTTCCGGACCACGTCTTTGGAAGGATCGAAGTGGCCCATGAGCAGATTGAAGATTTTGTGTTGCTGAACTCAAAGAATCATCCCACCTATCATCTTTCGGTTGTCGTCGACGACATGGAGATGCGCATCACGCATGTGGTGCGGGGCGCCGACCACGTCTCAAACACCCCCAAGCAAATCCTCCTCTACCGGGCTTTCGGCGCCGAGGTACCCGAATTTGCGCACCTGCCGCTGATCCTGGGCCCGGACAAGGCGAAGCTGAGCAAGCGTCACGGAACCACTTCGGTGACCGCGTATCGCGACATGGGGTATCTTCCGGAAGCGTTCCGTAACTTTCTGGCGCTTCTGGGCTGGTCGCCCGGCGACAACACCGAGGTCATGTCGACCGATGAATTGATCGAGCGTTTTTCGCTCGACAAGATCAACCAGTCCAATGCCGTGTTCGATATCCAGAAACTGGATTGGCTGAACCGGCAATACATCGGGGCGTCCTCGGCCGAACGGCTGGCCCCGCTGGCGCAAAAAGCGCTCGAAGCCAAACATCTCTGGCGCGAGGAGTTCAGCGGGGTGCAAAAACAGTATTTCCTCTCCACCCTCGACATGCTGAAGTCGCGCATGCATTCGATCAATGATTTTGCGGAGAGCGGGCAGGCGTTCTTTACGGATGTATACGAGATTGATGAGGCTGCCGCCAAGAAGAATCTGAAGGACCCTGACTTAAAAGAATTGATGCCGCTGCTGGCCTCCCGGCTCAAGACCCTGGATCCCTTCACGTTGGAAACCAGCGAACAGGCCCTGCGGGCGCTGGCGGAAGAAAAGCAGGTGAAGGCCGGATTGCTCATCAACGCCGCCAGGGTGTTGCTGACCGGCCGGGCCGTGGGGCCGCCGCTTTTCCACATCATGGTCCAGCTGGGGAGAGAACGCACCACTACGCGTCTCGAGAGAATCTCCACGCTGACCTTCCATCATTAG
- a CDS encoding carbohydrate binding family 9 domain-containing protein yields MLNKIAPYSKVKKFCPLLLLLGTVPFSPQFLAQPQNLKETRASVPVIHIEKLNERVVIDGRLDEPVWQQIAPITSFTQTDPDEGKPASERTEVRIFYDDKKIYFGFRCFDRDAGKIVARFDAHDARTNSDSVDILLDTFHDLKSGYFFSINARGVQYDATVLEQSGLKGFEMYDSTWNAVWEDATTIDGEGWTAEVAIPFKILRFPRTSTQEWGINLGRSIVRRNEDSRWVFVARFDEAMRPSKSGVVEGLHDIEPGHALDVLPSITSRFTNFGRADGHYAKLGSAGLDVKYGLTSNLVLDATVNPDFSQAEADEFNLTVSRFELFFPEKRQFFNEGMDNFKTPLNLFFTRRIGAALPDGEPQRILAGAKITGKMGAYKIGFLDAGTVERNFFDPDNVNPSNPASPNNFDAPAANFFVLRVARDILKKSSIGFITVNRDQQNTTASFSERATGVDANFLFGDHITWSTQLAVSSSPRFRGSLGKRIAEDSQFAYNSKQWEYHLHLKSLGEKFDVEQIGFEPETNRWGGSAWIVYKPFINRYGIRQLFIEPNYDFTHLQDGRVDDSGADFSISAQFKNFWSAGLDWSYDRVRFNRFTPDHLPLPDGSTRIYVNPKYVVELSSNENRQFSFSFELENRFRFVNFPFNFQGRTRNWYVTVNWKIGDRFRTSLSTNVYQERFLNGAPFQNRASLIWHVSGNLTRKWRARLLAQYSSEIDPKRFVFDPHISDFSLAFGQKRLAINSLLAYDFNARSALFIGYNSDRFTPNDPTRRGKEIFLKLSYLFSF; encoded by the coding sequence CTCCTTCACGCAGACCGATCCGGATGAAGGGAAGCCCGCGAGTGAACGCACCGAAGTCCGGATTTTCTACGATGACAAGAAAATCTATTTCGGTTTTCGTTGCTTTGATCGTGACGCGGGGAAGATCGTCGCCCGCTTTGATGCCCATGATGCGCGGACGAATTCCGACAGCGTGGATATCCTCCTGGACACCTTTCATGATCTCAAGAGCGGTTATTTTTTCAGCATCAACGCGCGCGGCGTCCAATATGACGCCACCGTGCTCGAACAAAGCGGTTTGAAGGGTTTCGAGATGTACGATTCGACATGGAATGCGGTGTGGGAGGACGCGACCACGATTGACGGGGAGGGGTGGACCGCGGAGGTTGCCATTCCCTTCAAGATTCTTCGTTTTCCGCGCACTTCAACGCAGGAGTGGGGGATCAATCTCGGTCGCTCCATCGTCCGGAGAAACGAGGACTCCCGATGGGTCTTCGTGGCACGATTCGACGAAGCGATGCGACCTTCCAAATCAGGCGTTGTGGAAGGCTTGCACGATATCGAGCCAGGACATGCCCTGGATGTGCTCCCCTCGATCACGTCTCGCTTCACCAACTTCGGACGGGCCGACGGACATTACGCCAAGTTGGGCAGTGCCGGGCTCGACGTGAAATACGGGCTGACTTCAAACCTGGTGCTTGATGCCACGGTGAACCCCGATTTCTCGCAGGCGGAGGCCGATGAGTTCAACCTCACCGTCTCGCGCTTCGAATTGTTCTTCCCGGAGAAACGGCAGTTCTTTAACGAGGGGATGGACAATTTCAAAACCCCGCTGAACCTGTTCTTTACCCGCCGCATTGGCGCCGCTTTGCCCGATGGCGAACCCCAGAGAATCCTGGCTGGAGCCAAGATCACCGGGAAGATGGGAGCCTACAAGATCGGCTTTCTTGACGCGGGGACGGTGGAGCGGAACTTCTTCGACCCAGACAATGTCAATCCATCGAATCCGGCCTCTCCCAACAATTTCGATGCCCCCGCGGCGAATTTTTTTGTCTTGCGCGTGGCCCGGGATATCCTCAAGAAGTCATCCATTGGATTTATCACGGTCAATCGGGACCAGCAGAACACCACGGCGTCGTTTTCCGAGCGTGCCACCGGGGTCGACGCCAATTTTCTGTTTGGAGACCACATCACCTGGAGCACACAACTTGCCGTGAGCTCCTCTCCCCGATTTCGCGGCTCGCTGGGCAAACGGATCGCCGAGGACTCCCAGTTCGCCTATAACTCCAAGCAGTGGGAATATCATCTGCACCTGAAATCACTGGGAGAGAAGTTCGACGTCGAACAGATCGGATTTGAGCCGGAAACGAACCGCTGGGGGGGCTCAGCCTGGATCGTGTACAAGCCGTTCATCAATCGCTACGGTATCCGGCAGCTCTTTATCGAGCCCAACTACGATTTCACCCATCTGCAGGATGGACGCGTGGATGATTCCGGCGCAGACTTCAGTATCAGCGCCCAGTTCAAGAACTTCTGGAGTGCGGGGCTCGATTGGTCCTACGACCGGGTACGGTTCAATAGATTTACCCCGGACCATCTCCCTTTGCCGGACGGTTCAACGCGCATCTATGTCAATCCCAAGTATGTCGTCGAGCTCTCTTCAAACGAGAATCGTCAGTTCTCCTTCAGCTTTGAGCTCGAAAATCGATTTCGCTTTGTCAACTTCCCCTTTAACTTTCAAGGAAGAACACGGAACTGGTATGTGACAGTCAATTGGAAGATAGGCGATCGATTCCGTACCAGTCTGAGCACCAATGTGTACCAGGAGCGGTTTCTGAATGGCGCGCCGTTCCAGAACCGGGCTTCCCTCATCTGGCATGTTTCAGGAAATCTTACGCGGAAGTGGCGGGCGCGCCTCCTGGCGCAATACTCCTCAGAGATTGATCCCAAACGCTTTGTCTTCGATCCCCATATTTCAGATTTTTCGTTGGCGTTCGGCCAGAAACGGCTTGCGATCAATTCACTGCTGGCCTACGATTTCAATGCGCGCTCCGCGCTGTTTATCGGATACAACAGCGATCGATTCACACCCAACGACCCCACGCGCCGGGGTAAAGAGATCTTCCTCAAGCTTTCATACCTGTTTTCATTTTGA